From Novosphingobium resinovorum, the proteins below share one genomic window:
- a CDS encoding NAD(P)/FAD-dependent oxidoreductase, which yields MSPVVQKVISDAALPEAVDVVVVGGGIVGTAAAYYLSKRGLSVALLEKGHIACEQSSRTWGWCRQQNRDPREMPLSLLSMHLWDSLAGEIGKDLGFRRTGLVYTTDDAAMLASWEAWKPVAREFGIETHMLNASQAAERIPETRRKWVGGLHSVADGKAEPALAAPVLAEGARALGATIHQACAAQALDITSGRITGIHTERGLIRADAVLCAAGAWASTFLRRHGIVFPQASVRQTALRTKPTVNVGEVIYCPDLAMTRRLDGSYTMAISGRVTLEVTPQGLRFSREFMPQFIQRLKAVQVGLSGSFLSGPESLSALFSGDPGLFTRSRILDPAPNRRLVKAIMANVVGTFPELSGIEIDHSWGAYVDCTPDAVPVVSAIDAISGLHLAAGCSGHGFGLGPGIGFLSAQLVTGDMPSVDASHFRLARLVDGSKVKVGSL from the coding sequence ATGTCACCAGTCGTTCAGAAGGTCATCAGCGACGCGGCGCTTCCCGAGGCAGTCGATGTCGTAGTCGTCGGCGGAGGTATCGTCGGGACCGCGGCGGCGTATTATCTCTCAAAGCGCGGCCTCTCCGTCGCCTTGCTGGAAAAGGGGCACATTGCCTGCGAACAGTCAAGCCGGACGTGGGGCTGGTGCCGTCAGCAGAACCGTGATCCGCGTGAAATGCCGCTCTCGCTCCTCTCCATGCATTTGTGGGATAGTCTGGCCGGCGAAATCGGCAAGGACCTCGGTTTCCGCCGTACCGGGCTCGTCTACACGACGGACGATGCCGCGATGCTGGCATCGTGGGAAGCCTGGAAACCGGTGGCCCGCGAATTTGGCATCGAGACCCACATGCTGAATGCATCGCAGGCCGCAGAGCGCATCCCCGAGACCCGGCGCAAATGGGTGGGCGGCCTCCACTCAGTTGCAGACGGAAAAGCCGAGCCCGCCCTAGCGGCACCAGTCCTTGCCGAGGGCGCTCGCGCGCTCGGCGCAACAATCCACCAGGCCTGTGCCGCTCAGGCGCTGGACATTACCAGTGGACGGATCACCGGCATCCACACCGAAAGGGGATTGATCCGTGCCGATGCAGTCCTCTGCGCCGCTGGGGCCTGGGCGTCGACTTTCCTGCGTCGCCACGGCATCGTCTTTCCGCAGGCGAGCGTGCGTCAGACCGCGCTGCGCACGAAGCCAACTGTGAATGTCGGTGAGGTCATCTACTGCCCCGACTTGGCGATGACGCGACGGCTCGACGGCAGCTACACGATGGCGATCAGCGGCCGCGTGACACTCGAGGTGACGCCGCAAGGCCTGCGCTTTTCCCGTGAGTTCATGCCGCAGTTCATCCAGCGACTGAAAGCCGTCCAGGTCGGCCTCAGCGGGTCCTTCCTGTCCGGCCCTGAATCCCTTTCCGCGCTGTTCAGCGGGGATCCCGGTCTGTTCACACGCAGCAGGATCCTCGACCCCGCTCCCAATCGCCGTTTGGTCAAAGCTATCATGGCCAATGTCGTTGGAACTTTTCCCGAACTTTCAGGGATCGAGATCGACCACTCCTGGGGCGCCTATGTCGATTGTACACCTGACGCGGTGCCAGTCGTCTCAGCCATTGATGCGATTTCCGGTCTTCATCTCGCGGCAGGTTGCTCCGGCCACGGCTTCGGGTTGGGGCCGGGCATAGGTTTTCTCTCGGCGCAGCTCGTGACGGGCGACATGCCGAGCGTCGATGCGAGCCATTTCCGGCTTGCACGGCTCGTAGATGGCTCGAAGGTCAAGGTCGGTTCCCTATAG